TGTATCTTTGAATATGGTTCTGCTACGTCTAACtgaatttcatttattttctgtaatgaaaatataatgttatataacTCTTCCATTCAATCATGCATTATACAGAATGGTTGAAGAATTGATTTATACATGTTGAATCTCAATTTAGACTGGAATTGTTTTGGTATGGGGAGGGGTAAGTGGTATGGGGAAGGAAGGGGGAATTCTCAAGCACCAAGACAACTGATCAAACTTGACATATCTTGTTTTGAATATTAACAGAATACCTGATTTGAACCTTCTTTTACAAATTTTTCTATTTCTTGTTTTGCTTCTAAAAGTTTGgcctgtaaaatataaaaaacgatTACTTTATTCCTCTTGTGAAGAATTTCTTATCAGTTTATATATCACTTATCAGTAAAATAATATCAACGTTATTTCTGGTCAGAattgtaaagttaaaaattgcaattttcaGATTTGTGTGATTTGCAGCAGTACGTGAAGGGGTACCACCTGTGTAAAATGTCATTTACATCATGAAGTTTTGAAAAGGCATTGTGGCACAAAGATTTGAAAACTGTGCACTTTAGTATGATAagaccatggagtaaagaataataaGACTATACCATTCGTCTGGCCATAATAGTAACACTTGCACCATTTTTCACCGCTTCAATGGCCACAGCAATTCCTATACCGCTTGAGCCACCAGTAATCtgtagtaaaaataataataaaaacgtTAATTTATAGGACTAGCCTATAggatcttatttatttatattttaccaACCAACTTCGAGAGGGAGATATGTCAGTGATTATTTCTGGCAATTCCGGAAAAATCTAGGGCAGCTTTTTTGGTCGGAGTAATTTACAATCCTACCACAACCATCACCACCTCTTTATCTCGTCACACGCCGCCTTTGGCTAGAGAGCCTAGATAACAAAATAGCTATTTGTAAAGAAATGAAATGTTATCTTACAATAACATGAGAACCTTTAAGTTCAAATACATTCGGCGTTGCATATGGAGCAATTAAAAAGGCCAAAACAGCTAGAGAAACAGCGCTTACAGCAACAATTTCCAACAACATTCTTGCTTGCTGAGAGTTTGATTAGATTGGGTCAAAGGATTGGTGTAAAAATTGTCAACACTCTGGCAATTGCAGCTTACCTGGAGAGGGCGCCCTTGGTCACGAGAGGGAGATTTCTAGTTTGTGAAATAAAGTTACGCTAAAAATCGCTATGGTAAACGcctttaaatatgtttttcaataaactttttaagttattaatcaatgcaatatattttatttacatattcaGACacaattttgttcatttttattgtaaatacaacGAGAGACTAGATTAAAATAGGCTGCGTGTAGGCAAATTGACCCTCTCTACTCTCGCACTCAAAACGAATCGCTGCTGGGGGATGCCAGCGAAACCGCACCTCATAGTGTTCAACCTTTGGCCTAGGTTATTGGGAAGATAACGTTTACCATAGAAAACTAAGTTTATGTTTGCCTGAcagaatacaataataaatctCATAATCTTGCAGATTTGCATGATTCATCGGCTAAAAATAAATCTATTCTTTATTagaatttaataatttacagactaataatataataatgcaaTAATTGTTCTCCacatattttcattattaatattaggcacCAACTCAACCCTCTGAAGATCAAGAGAAACTGCTTGATGATGCTATGAAAGAGGTGAAGAAGCAATCTTTTCAGATGAAGAGATGCCTGGTATGTTACTAGAGAAATACAATCAAAGTTGATAAAAACCATCATGAgattttactaaaatattttCCAAGCCTGGAAAGCCAGCTTTCATCAAAAGGTCATTGAAAGAAACACAAACACCATcccattttaaataataatttttttatgtgATATTTTAACCTGTTGTGTCTAACAATCATGGAATTTTAAGGAATACCGtagattaatttttgtttattacaatTTCCATTATTTTTTCCACAGGATAAGGCGAAACTGATGGATGGTTTGAAGCATGCATCTAATATGCTTGGTGAACTCCGTACATCTATGCTCTCACCTAAGTGTTACTATGAGCTTTGTATCCTTTCACATAAACAATTTGTGTAGCTGGTCTTGAATTAGCATaactagtagtagtaaataatatagaaatatgCTGGCCTAAACACAAAGAGAAAAAAACTCACTATTTATACTCATGTACTATACTTCAATCTGATCATTTATTTCTAaagtaattatataaaattattcttaataaAAGTCCTTAAACTGAACAATGTCAGATATGAGCGTGTGCGATGAACTTCGCTATCTGGAACAGTATCTATTGGATGAATTTACCAAAGGACATAAAATGACTGATTTATATGAGTTGGTTCAGTATGCTGGTAACATTGTACCAAGATTGTAAGTTTTCTATATAGAAATACTTTCCTAATagagaaaatattatatattaaagctgtgtctacactaACTAGTTtcaccaaaaaagtgtgatgttcccaaatatggtggtaatATGCACAAATACCATAGTgatatgggcacaacacatagtgtagacagacctgtTTCAATATTGTGGATCCACTGACTCTATTCATTGTTCTATcgaatgtgttttttttaattagtttttatttatctCCATAGGTACCTTCTAATTACCGTTGGTATTGTTTATATCAAGTCTAGTAGCACATCTAAGAAAGACATCTTGAAGGACTTGGTAGAGATGTGCCGTGGTGTCCAGCATCCACTGCGCGGCCTCTTTCTCCGCAACTACCTTCTCCAAGGGACTCGAAACACATTGCCTGATTGTAATGAGGAAGGGTAAGAAATTAGTAATACATTAATTTTAGTAACATATCTACTTAAATCTTGGTACTGCATCTAAAATTACAGTATCATTCTGTGATAAAGTGACACCTAAATGTACcacattttttacaaaattaatttttaaattaaatttattttgtacagAGAGGAAGGCTCTGGCAGTATCAACGACGCCATGGACTTTATTCTGCTGAACTTTTCAGAGATGAATAAGCTATGGGTTCGTATGCAGCACCAAGGACATACGAGAGAACGAGAAAAGCGAGAGAAAGAACGAATGGAGCTGCGTATCCTTGTCGGTACCAACTTAGTGCGGTTGAGTCAACTTGAATGTGTTGATGTAGAGAAGTACAAAAAAGTATGTCTTCagaatcatatttattttttgtattctaaatctctgtctacactatcaaattagtttaacaaaaaagtgtgatgtgcccaaatatggtagtgatatgacatcatcgtgtccatgcacataacaattttttgtcaaagaaatgttgatagtgtagacagagcttaacaaacaCAACAATTTCTTTTAGTTCTTGTACATGCTATATAGAATGAAAATGCATCACTTTCATTTGGATGGTTCTGTCAATCAATTCTATAAATTCAGACATGGTTTTGTTCATATTCAAACAGGGAATGTATGTTTAGCAGTGTTAAACTAactcaaaacatttttttcccaGCGAGTTTTGCCAGAAGTGTTAGAACAGGTAGTGAGTTGCAAAGACTACATTGCGCAGGAGTACCTTATGGAATGCATTATAcaggtaaataataaataaatttagcaataattaataaagaaattaattgCTTAGTACTTGGTAACTGATTGCAGCATTTGGTGCAGGCCTCCGTCTActtatttaatcaaaatattcaTTACAGGTATTCCCAGACGAATTCCATCTGCAGACATTAAACAGTTTTCTGAAGGCGTGTGCGGAGCTCAACACAGAGGTCAATGTCAAGAACATTATCATAGCTCTTATTGATAGGTTAGTATTATGTTTGACTAATGAATAATGTCAACATTAAAAAGGGAATATTTTGTGTTCGTTACTTGGGCACAAAACTGCAGCCTGGTTATTTCTGATATTATATTAAGAAAGGAAGTGTCACTCTAGTCAGTCAGAATCTCTGCTTTATTTAGCATCATTTCTAATAAAATTACTTAATTTATCTGCTTAAGTGGACCTTTTTCCCAAGCAGAAGAGATTTTTCAATTcttcaattataaattataatgaaatttctattttaataCAACAGACTGGCGTTGTTTGCTTCGCGCGATGACAGTTCAGGTATCCCATCAGACCTCAAGCTATTTGACATCTTTTCTGAGCAGGTAGCAGCTGTTGTCAAGGTAAACAAATGGATGTCTTACTTAATATGAATGAATGCGCTGCTTGCACagcatttattatcaaatatataaaaaagaataTGACATGACGATGGAATGTGACATATATACAGTCAAACGTATGGCacactattaattattattacattgctTGTCTGTCCATTTCAACTACCTCATGGAGATCTGCACAAGCTATCCATTTCAGTATTTCGGCGTCTTGGCAAAGTTCAGGACCGCTCTGGATGTTATCACACCCATTCTATTTCTGTCGTTAATAGGCTCGTGAAGATATGGCTGTTGAAGATGTGGTGGCTCTACAGGTGTCCTTGATTAACCTAGCTCTCAAGTGCTATCCAGATCGAGTTGACTACATCGACAAAGTACTAAAGAACACCAGTGACATCTTCCAGAAACTCTCTGTTGAAaagtatgtattttaaaatctctgtctaaactagtttgacgaaaaCATGTGATGTGTGCATATATATacacatgatgatgtcatatcactaccatatttaggcacatctcactttgtcaaaatagtttgatagtgtagacagagcctaataATTCTTTTTATGCATGGTTTGGTGGTTGACATTCTTGTATACCAACAATCCAAGTTTCTCTGGTTCAAATACTTCCACAGTTCCAAGATTTTCTGATGCCCCATACAATGCCATTtcctaagcctcaaataagaTTTTCTTTAGACGACGTGGGTTTCCCATCCTGTAATTGATGAGTCCTGTActgtttggtttatatattttaaaatgagcTGTACATGGATAGTAAAAGTAACTAATTTGTACTTGTTTATCTTGAAGGTTGAAGATGAACTCGCCAGTATGTAAAGAGCTCACTCGTATGTTGAAGATCCCGATTGACACCTATAATAATATCCTCACAGTCTTGGAGCTCAAGTCATACGGTGGACTCTTTGATTTCCTGGACTATGAACCCCGTAAAGCTATCAGTAGCTATATCGTTAACAATGCTTTGGATCATAACACGTTAGTACCGAGCCAAGAAGCGGTTGATGGTATTCTGGGATTGGTGTCAAGTCTTGTGAAGGATCAGGATGATCAGCCAGATGAACCGGTAAAACATCATTCTTTTAAAAGATTTGGTTAAAATAAAGAAGGGATTTGCacaaattgtttcatttacataGTGTCAATagtgtgttttttgtttgttcaaaAACAGTTTAAGTATACTATGACACACCATTATTGTATGGAAGAAAATGTTTGTTTCATGAATATTAAGACAAATTGCTATAAGGAACCTAGACTATGTCACTCAATACCAACTGTATCTCTCTCTTCTCGTCTTAATTTGCAGCGCATTTAGAGCTTGCTTAAAtgtgctatataagaatgaactattactatatattataattattattatctgaTTGACATATTACAAATGTTActgctaattatggttttttaatttcccatatatggacaatgAGACCATTATCCAACAATTCTTTATTTGTGAATATTTATTAGAAGTTAATTATATTACTTCTTATCTAATAATGATTATGTTGTTGTCTTCCTAGGATGATCCAGAAGATTTTGCGGAGGAACAGGGCATGATGGGAAGGTTTATTAACTTACTAAATGCAGACAATCCTGACCAGCAATACTTGGTATGCAACAGAGAAAACAGATATTACATTCAATTTCTGTAATCCATTCAGATTGGGGTTGAATGAAATTGGTGTTGAGAAGAGAGGGATTGTTTtgtagcataggtgtttagcaaaATACACTTTTATCTTTAAAAGTCAAAAAATGTCATTTCCTTgacttttatatttgttttatcttctttgtattgtatatggcagaaaattgaataaataaataaaaataaattaaataaatgcttggaaaatataaagataaatatttatatttgtgtaAAAGTAACAGATAATGAGGTACTATTTAATTCATaaatcatttgtaataattgttttttctgTTGTTGCAGATTTTGAATGCTGCTCGGAAGCATTTTGGCAGTGGAGGTAACCAACGCATCAAGTACACTTTGCCACCTCTTGTGTTCTCCAGTTTCAGGCTAGCCGTGCTCTACAAAGACATGGCAGAGGAGGTAagtcttttctttttcttctttcatAGCATCTATATTGTTTGCTATAAATGTTGCCTAAAAGTGTTGTttaatagcaccctctatagtttaatgtactttttacatttttatagcgCCCTCTCTTGTTTAGCTATGCTTTCATAAATTCTCCCTATATTTCACTTTAAATGTCTTGGCTCTTTTACACATTTTTCCTTTGTCATGCCTGGCATACCCATTTTTTTCCTATAAATGTTGATTCCTTATGATTGTTGTTTAATAGCACCCGCTATAAtttgatttttcaatttttatagcGCCCTCTCTTGCTATGGTTTCATAAATTTCTCAATGTTTCACTTTTCTAAGTTGCAAC
This region of Antedon mediterranea chromosome 8, ecAntMedi1.1, whole genome shotgun sequence genomic DNA includes:
- the LOC140057845 gene encoding vacuolar protein sorting-associated protein 35-like, which gives rise to MAPTQPSEDQEKLLDDAMKEVKKQSFQMKRCLDKAKLMDGLKHASNMLGELRTSMLSPKCYYELYMSVCDELRYLEQYLLDEFTKGHKMTDLYELVQYAGNIVPRLYLLITVGIVYIKSSSTSKKDILKDLVEMCRGVQHPLRGLFLRNYLLQGTRNTLPDCNEEGEEGSGSINDAMDFILLNFSEMNKLWVRMQHQGHTREREKREKERMELRILVGTNLVRLSQLECVDVEKYKKRVLPEVLEQVVSCKDYIAQEYLMECIIQVFPDEFHLQTLNSFLKACAELNTEVNVKNIIIALIDRLALFASRDDSSGIPSDLKLFDIFSEQVAAVVKAREDMAVEDVVALQVSLINLALKCYPDRVDYIDKVLKNTSDIFQKLSVEKLKMNSPVCKELTRMLKIPIDTYNNILTVLELKSYGGLFDFLDYEPRKAISSYIVNNALDHNTLVPSQEAVDGILGLVSSLVKDQDDQPDEPDDPEDFAEEQGMMGRFINLLNADNPDQQYLILNAARKHFGSGGNQRIKYTLPPLVFSSFRLAVLYKDMAEEDDKWEKKCQKIFVFCHQTISALIKAELAELPLRLFLQGALTAGEIGFENHEGVAYEFMSQAFSLYEDEISDSKAQLAAITLIISTFERMSCFGQENHEPLRTNCALAASKLLKKPDQCRGVGICSHLFWSGRTTENEGAELQDGKRVAECLKKSLRIANQCMDNTVQVQLFVEILNRYIYFYEKGCEQINVQLLNQLIEKIREDLPNLEENEETEQINKHLQTTLEHIRTQQETQNDDGPLYEGVVL